The Desmospora profundinema genome includes a region encoding these proteins:
- a CDS encoding lysophospholipid acyltransferase family protein, which translates to MIQPTVNPKLQKWFNCYIRWFLLRRYFAFIGRIGSIDVEPDVPVLYMMNHSSWWDRTLVCHAIQQEKSGTHYLMMDDPAIKSLPFLRKLGTFPMGLTSSTGESIQYAVQSLRQGKRVWLFPQGEIQHLDQRPLVFQSKVGSILQECPQTRVMPVTLQYHWGLSRKQEATFWFGDLLGLEWSTLTQREIVRYLEVRLEKQLDEHKSLILSQPVGTRKGFVPIQKGK; encoded by the coding sequence TTGATTCAACCCACCGTCAATCCAAAGTTGCAAAAGTGGTTTAACTGTTACATCCGGTGGTTTTTATTGCGGCGTTATTTTGCGTTCATCGGACGGATCGGATCGATTGATGTGGAACCGGACGTCCCCGTTCTGTACATGATGAACCATAGCTCATGGTGGGACCGTACCCTCGTCTGCCACGCCATTCAACAGGAAAAGAGCGGTACCCACTATCTGATGATGGATGATCCGGCAATCAAGAGCCTTCCCTTCTTACGCAAACTTGGAACGTTTCCCATGGGTTTAACTTCGTCCACCGGGGAATCCATTCAGTACGCGGTCCAATCCCTTCGACAGGGAAAGCGGGTTTGGCTATTTCCACAAGGAGAGATTCAGCACCTGGATCAACGTCCCTTGGTATTTCAATCGAAAGTGGGGTCCATCCTGCAAGAGTGTCCCCAAACCCGTGTGATGCCTGTCACCTTACAGTATCACTGGGGGTTGAGCCGAAAGCAGGAAGCCACCTTCTGGTTTGGTGATCTGTTGGGATTGGAGTGGTCCACCCTGACTCAGCGGGAAATTGTTCGATACCTGGAGGTGCGATTGGAAAAGCAATTGGACGAACACAAATCCCTAATCTTGTCACAACCGGTCGGAACACGGAAGGGATTCGTCCCCATACAAAAAGGTAAGTAA
- the fni gene encoding type 2 isopentenyl-diphosphate Delta-isomerase has protein sequence MPNHKQATDKRKAEHIDIVLNRDVEGKSITTGLERYRFRHQALPEVDFDDIDLSTSFLGHHLKAPFLVSSMTGGTEEAGQINRNLAQAAEARGWALGLGSGRAAVEHPELARTFDVRSHAPTIPILANLGAVQLNYGYGIAECQRVVELTQADALILHLNSMQEVFQPEGNTRFSRLLEKIEAICSKLEVPVGVKEVGMGIDGDTACRLWDAGAAFIDVAGAGGTSWIQVEKYRSPDPLVRQAAEAFRDWGLPTAACIREARTLKRDTPLIASGGLLDGVDGAKCLALGANLAGFGRSLLHAAVQPTPEAISRQLEQIEWECKTAMFGIGVTDMKGLQETERLVEI, from the coding sequence ATGCCTAACCACAAACAAGCAACGGACAAACGAAAAGCGGAGCACATCGATATCGTCCTAAACCGTGACGTGGAAGGAAAATCCATTACGACCGGCCTGGAGCGCTACCGTTTTCGACACCAAGCCCTGCCGGAGGTGGATTTTGATGATATCGACCTATCCACCTCCTTTTTAGGACACCACTTGAAAGCACCATTTCTGGTGAGCTCCATGACAGGCGGAACCGAAGAAGCGGGCCAGATCAACCGAAACCTGGCCCAAGCGGCGGAAGCTCGTGGCTGGGCCCTGGGATTGGGCTCCGGCCGTGCTGCCGTGGAACACCCGGAGTTAGCCCGCACCTTCGATGTACGCTCCCATGCTCCCACCATCCCCATCCTGGCCAACCTGGGTGCCGTTCAGCTTAATTACGGCTACGGAATCGCCGAATGCCAACGAGTGGTGGAATTGACCCAAGCCGATGCCCTCATCCTGCATCTCAACAGTATGCAAGAGGTGTTCCAACCGGAAGGGAACACCCGTTTTTCGCGGCTGCTGGAGAAGATCGAAGCGATCTGCAGCAAATTGGAAGTCCCGGTAGGTGTCAAGGAAGTCGGAATGGGAATCGACGGCGATACCGCCTGCCGACTGTGGGACGCAGGGGCCGCTTTCATCGATGTAGCCGGGGCAGGCGGCACATCCTGGATTCAAGTGGAGAAATACCGCTCCCCCGACCCTCTCGTACGCCAAGCGGCGGAAGCTTTCCGGGACTGGGGGCTCCCCACCGCCGCCTGCATCCGGGAAGCCCGTACCCTCAAACGCGACACTCCCCTGATCGCCAGCGGCGGCCTTCTTGACGGTGTCGATGGAGCCAAATGCCTCGCATTGGGGGCCAACCTGGCCGGTTTCGGCCGTTCGCTCCTCCACGCCGCCGTCCAACCCACTCCGGAAGCAATCAGTCGACAGCTGGAACAAATTGAATGGGAATGTAAAACCGCGATGTTTGGAATTGGGGTTACCGATATGAAAGGATTGCAGGAAACGGAACGGTTAGTGGAAATCTGA
- a CDS encoding S8 family serine peptidase: MKRFWSIALSALLVLAGMGTSFQVPVDAAKENQVKPETVKKQVVEAKIVKGVDTRKGKRSTVIVEMTAPPVAVVESTPAKAKGKKKGYRKQLQQEQRDWVRQVEKAIPKAKVEQKYDTVFAGAAVSLEGQDVKKLAEMPNVKRIYPVVKYHKTMNESGPQVGAPDVWKMKDRQGRAVTGKGVRVAVIDTGVDGEHPDLKGKVIGGYDFVNDDDDPMDEEGHGTHVAGTIAADGEIKGVAPDASILAYRVLDEFGFGTTDDVLAGVEQAVRDGADIMNLSLGAPINSPEDPMAWAMDVAAMAGSLPVVANGNDGPGEWTVGTPATSREAISVGASTKEMEHPRLTFQGEDKSIVLKHLTQTPAFPKGEWEMVDVRFGSASDFRKVNAKGKVALAQWGSVEMAIKARNAKAAGAAALIIYDDKENGWLKGMREEISPLAPLALTTHENGLYMKEQLKNGTTRVNLDGIAGTFMAGFSSEGPVAGSWEIKPDVVAPGVDIVSTIPGGGHMAGSGTSMAAPHVAGAAALIKQKHPNWKPRDVKASLANHAQPLKNVDNKRYPVLTQGAGMIQIPKAIQAETLIVPSNLSFGLLQPNSGVAEISRTAEVKNVSNKKKTYRTHVSLEKGKSKIQVEVPNRFTVNANRSAELPITMKVDTSLKRGTYSGVLTLKDGKKSMRLPFTVLVDPKGYPLVNGFSISPMLFSPNGDGKQDTALISYYLPVQPESLDLYAVELSPEGKQHLLRSEDHPDAGLTSVLWDGTDHKKKTVSDSLYWVNIGVQNRDREESTFFPAVLDREPPNLTIKKKFNKPVISGTIQDLVLREEIMDLIKWYGEGAAPVEMSWKKKGKRHQTWTSIPVMNFYEWEEELSFEYEFPEEALKPGKHDIVLKVTDAAGNETQKTITVTVPK; the protein is encoded by the coding sequence GTGAAGAGATTTTGGTCGATTGCGCTTAGTGCGTTGTTGGTATTGGCGGGGATGGGCACATCATTCCAGGTGCCTGTCGATGCGGCAAAGGAGAATCAGGTAAAACCGGAAACAGTCAAAAAGCAGGTGGTGGAAGCCAAGATCGTCAAAGGGGTGGACACCCGTAAAGGGAAGCGATCCACAGTCATCGTGGAAATGACGGCTCCTCCTGTTGCTGTGGTGGAATCGACCCCGGCGAAGGCGAAAGGGAAGAAAAAAGGGTATCGCAAGCAGTTGCAACAGGAACAACGGGATTGGGTCCGGCAAGTGGAAAAGGCAATCCCAAAAGCCAAGGTGGAACAAAAGTATGATACCGTTTTTGCCGGAGCGGCGGTCTCCCTGGAAGGCCAGGACGTGAAAAAGCTGGCGGAGATGCCGAATGTAAAGCGAATCTATCCGGTGGTGAAGTACCACAAAACGATGAATGAGAGCGGTCCGCAAGTGGGGGCTCCCGACGTCTGGAAGATGAAAGACCGTCAAGGACGGGCTGTCACCGGGAAAGGCGTCCGCGTGGCCGTGATCGATACGGGTGTGGATGGAGAGCATCCTGACTTGAAAGGGAAAGTGATCGGGGGATATGACTTCGTCAATGATGACGACGATCCCATGGACGAGGAGGGACACGGAACCCATGTAGCGGGGACCATTGCGGCGGACGGCGAGATTAAAGGGGTGGCGCCGGATGCGTCCATCCTGGCCTACCGGGTGTTGGATGAATTCGGTTTCGGCACGACCGACGATGTCCTGGCGGGCGTGGAACAGGCGGTTCGCGATGGTGCCGATATCATGAACCTCTCCCTGGGTGCTCCGATCAACTCACCGGAAGACCCCATGGCATGGGCGATGGATGTAGCCGCGATGGCCGGATCGTTGCCGGTGGTGGCCAACGGCAACGACGGCCCCGGCGAATGGACGGTGGGTACGCCGGCAACCTCCCGGGAAGCCATTTCCGTCGGTGCCTCTACCAAAGAGATGGAGCATCCCCGGCTGACTTTTCAGGGGGAAGACAAATCCATTGTATTGAAACACTTGACGCAAACACCCGCTTTTCCCAAGGGTGAATGGGAAATGGTGGACGTTCGCTTCGGCAGCGCTTCCGATTTTCGTAAAGTAAATGCCAAAGGGAAAGTGGCTTTGGCCCAGTGGGGCAGTGTGGAGATGGCAATCAAGGCTCGCAACGCCAAAGCGGCCGGTGCAGCAGCCTTGATCATCTATGACGACAAAGAGAATGGCTGGCTGAAGGGCATGCGGGAGGAGATATCCCCGCTTGCTCCGCTGGCACTGACGACTCACGAAAACGGTCTTTACATGAAAGAACAGCTGAAAAACGGCACCACCCGGGTGAACCTGGATGGGATTGCGGGTACGTTTATGGCCGGGTTCAGCTCCGAAGGTCCTGTGGCTGGTTCCTGGGAGATAAAACCCGATGTGGTGGCACCTGGGGTTGACATTGTGAGTACCATTCCCGGCGGGGGCCATATGGCCGGATCCGGGACCAGTATGGCCGCTCCTCATGTAGCTGGAGCTGCCGCGCTGATCAAGCAAAAGCATCCCAACTGGAAACCAAGGGACGTAAAAGCTTCTCTGGCCAACCATGCTCAGCCTTTAAAGAATGTGGATAACAAGCGCTATCCCGTTCTGACCCAAGGGGCCGGGATGATTCAGATTCCGAAGGCCATCCAAGCGGAAACGCTGATCGTCCCCTCCAACCTGAGTTTCGGGTTGCTGCAGCCCAACTCCGGTGTGGCGGAAATAAGCCGTACCGCAGAAGTGAAAAATGTAAGCAACAAGAAAAAGACCTACCGGACCCACGTGTCACTGGAAAAAGGGAAAAGCAAAATCCAAGTGGAAGTTCCAAACCGGTTCACGGTGAACGCAAACCGTTCTGCGGAACTGCCTATCACCATGAAAGTGGACACCAGTCTGAAACGGGGAACTTACAGCGGAGTTCTCACCTTGAAGGACGGCAAAAAATCGATGCGTCTTCCCTTTACGGTGCTGGTGGACCCGAAGGGATACCCGCTGGTGAATGGGTTTTCCATCAGCCCGATGCTGTTTTCCCCCAATGGGGACGGAAAACAGGATACGGCGTTGATCTCCTATTATCTGCCGGTGCAGCCGGAATCCTTGGATCTGTATGCGGTGGAGCTGAGTCCGGAGGGGAAACAACACCTGCTCCGTAGTGAGGACCATCCCGATGCCGGTTTGACCAGCGTCCTCTGGGATGGAACAGACCACAAGAAAAAAACGGTTTCCGATAGCCTCTATTGGGTAAATATCGGGGTCCAAAACCGCGACAGGGAGGAATCGACCTTCTTTCCCGCCGTGCTGGACCGGGAACCGCCGAATCTTACCATTAAGAAAAAGTTCAACAAACCGGTCATCAGCGGAACGATTCAGGATCTGGTCCTGCGGGAAGAAATCATGGACCTGATCAAGTGGTACGGTGAAGGTGCCGCTCCAGTGGAAATGAGCTGGAAAAAGAAAGGGAAGCGTCATCAAACGTGGACGTCCATCCCTGTGATGAATTTCTATGAGTGGGAAGAGGAACTGTCATTTGAGTACGAGTTTCCGGAGGAGGCCCTAAAACCCGGAAAACATGACATCGTCCTGAAGGTAACCGACGCGGCGGGGAACGAAACGCAAAAAACGATTACGGTTACCGTGCCGAAGTAG